In Labrus bergylta chromosome 6, fLabBer1.1, whole genome shotgun sequence, the following proteins share a genomic window:
- the LOC109982142 gene encoding glutamine synthetase — translation MATSASSKLNKAVKQQYMELPQGDKVQAMYIWIDGSGEGLRCKTKTLDSEPKTIEDLPEWNFDGSSTYQSEGSNSDMYLIPAAMFRDPFRKDPNKLVLCEVVKYNHKPDENNLRHTCKQIMSMVENSHPWFGMEQEYTILGTDGHPFGWPSNGFPGPQGPYYCGVGADKAYGRDVVEAHYRACLYAGVQICGTNAEVMPAQWEFQIGPCEGINMGDHLWVARFILHRVCEDFGVIVSFDPKPISGNWNGAGCHTNFSTKEMREDGGLKVIEEAIERLSKRHQYHIRAYDPKGGLDNARRLTGHHETSNIGEFSAGVANRGASIRIPRAVGQDKKGYFEDRRPSANCNPYIVTEAMVRTCILKEEGEQPTEYNK, via the exons ATGGCCACCTCAGCAAGCTCAAAACTGAACAAAGCTGTTAAACAGCAGTACATGGAACTACCCCAGGGAGACAAGGTCCAAGCCATGTACATCTGGATAGATGGATCTGGAGAGGGTCTGCGCTGCAAGACCAAGACTTTGGATTCGGAACCCAAGACGATTGAGG atctCCCTGAGTGGAACTTCGATGGCTCCAGCACCTACCAGTCTGAGGGCTCCAACAGCGACATGTACCTGATCCCTGCAGCCATGTTCAGGGACCCGTTCAGGAAAGACCCCAACAAGCTGGTGCTCTGTGAGGTGGTTAAGTACAACCACAAACCAGACG AGAACAACCTGCGCCACACCTGCAAACAGATCATGAGCATGGTGGAGAACAGCCACCCGTGGTTTGGTATGGAGCAGGAGTACACTATCCTGGGCACGGATGGACATCCCTTCGGCTGGCCATCCAACGGCTTCCCTGGTCCACAAG GCCCTTACTACTGTGGAGTGGGAGCAGATAAAGCTTATGGACGAGATGTAGTGGAAGCCCACTACAGAGCGTGTCTGTATGCTGGAGTTCAGATCTGTGGAACCAATGCTGAAGTCATGCCTGCTCAG tgggAGTTTCAGATCGGACCTTGTGAAGGTATCAACATGGGGGACCACCTGTGGGTGGCTCGCTTTATCCTCCACAGAGTGTGTGAAGATTTTGGTGTGATTGTGTCTTTTGACCCCAAACCAATTTCTGGGAACTGGAACGGTGCTGGCTGCCATACCAACTTCAGCACAAAGGAGATGAGAGAGGACGGCGGACTCAA AGTCATCGAAGAGGCCATTGAGAGGCTATCGAAGAGGCACCAGTATCACATCCGAGCCTACGATCCCAAAGGAGGGCTCGACAACGCCAGACGCCTCACTGGTCATCACGAAACCTCAAACATTGGCGAATTCTCTGCTGGTGTGGCAAACCGTGGCGCCAGCATTCGCATCCCTCGCGCTGTGGGGCAGGACAAGAAGGGCTACTTCGAGGACCGCCGGCCATCTGCAAACTGCAACCCGTACATCGTCACAGAGGCTATGGTGCGCACATGTATACTCAAAGAAGAGGGAGAGCAGCCAACAGAGTATAACAAATGA